One Picrophilus oshimae DSM 9789 genomic region harbors:
- a CDS encoding helicase C-terminal domain-containing protein: MEGFRPRGWQDGITSTILSNLNNNGKIALEAPTGSGKTSFILYLAFLSGKKFIYSVRTHNEFTRIYEDNKRFFNLDIAYMFGKKSLCPLPDRWLENDDSDRDICTGCFLKDKTIDVKFDMEPEELCNFLLRESMENINIDIKNRSLVKNEKGDYYYKREKNSLGFCPYYSVRLSALSHNIIVMTYNYLLNPGIRYRTFGIENFNDYCIVFDEAHNIDDFVENFGRSLRPKTVERAIEQSMNYFPVKEYKCNDRTRLGIMLERLLLELDLKESGTLKRFSFSKDFIDNLDIDIIKRFSDMFNDINEKNPAGQRHRNYLESLYNFLYDVFNSENSGLYYYSDKNGILLKIMYYDVSSFLRFLNSSPVIFMSGTMPSPEHISLVWGFENIIYISVEKIFKNAGGEKKYHIVTGFTTLNKYRLKSDTWEPMLKKYMDFIKERYNSASGSVLVAVPAYSILSGDKSISSFIDDDIKPHVIIETRKLSFSYIKGRALREKLLIFSVHGGKLLEGVQLVNKNRSLISDVIIMGLPLIPMDDYRTDKIKFIERQSKRNMQDNLYYENAMIKVKQAAGRSTRSENDVADIWLCDDRFSLAYWRDIFQN; encoded by the coding sequence GTGGAAGGATTCAGACCAAGAGGCTGGCAGGATGGAATAACCTCGACGATTCTGTCAAATTTAAATAATAATGGCAAGATCGCACTGGAGGCCCCAACGGGCTCAGGTAAAACAAGCTTTATACTGTATCTTGCATTTCTGTCCGGGAAAAAATTTATATACAGTGTTAGAACGCACAATGAATTCACAAGGATATACGAGGATAACAAAAGATTCTTTAATCTGGATATTGCATACATGTTTGGTAAAAAATCATTGTGCCCGCTGCCGGACAGGTGGCTTGAAAATGATGATTCAGACCGTGATATATGCACCGGCTGCTTTTTAAAGGACAAAACCATTGATGTCAAATTTGATATGGAGCCCGAGGAACTATGTAATTTTTTATTAAGGGAATCCATGGAGAATATAAACATAGATATAAAGAACAGATCCCTTGTTAAAAATGAAAAGGGTGATTATTATTATAAAAGGGAGAAGAACTCTCTTGGATTCTGCCCGTACTATTCTGTTAGGCTGTCTGCATTATCTCATAATATAATAGTAATGACGTATAATTATCTTTTAAATCCGGGAATAAGGTACAGAACCTTTGGCATTGAAAATTTTAATGATTACTGCATAGTTTTTGACGAGGCGCATAACATAGACGATTTTGTTGAGAACTTTGGGAGATCATTAAGGCCAAAAACCGTTGAAAGAGCCATAGAACAGTCAATGAACTATTTTCCGGTTAAAGAATACAAATGCAATGATAGGACAAGGCTTGGCATAATGCTTGAAAGATTACTATTAGAGCTCGATTTAAAAGAATCCGGAACATTAAAAAGATTTTCATTCTCAAAGGATTTCATTGATAATCTTGATATAGATATAATAAAAAGATTCAGCGACATGTTCAATGACATAAATGAGAAAAACCCTGCAGGGCAAAGGCATAGAAATTACCTAGAATCATTATACAATTTTCTATATGATGTATTTAATTCTGAGAATTCTGGTTTATACTATTACAGCGATAAAAATGGAATATTATTGAAAATCATGTACTATGATGTATCATCATTTTTAAGATTTTTAAACAGCTCACCCGTGATTTTCATGTCTGGAACCATGCCGTCACCGGAGCATATATCACTGGTCTGGGGTTTTGAAAATATTATTTACATATCAGTAGAAAAAATCTTTAAAAATGCCGGCGGCGAGAAAAAATACCATATTGTCACAGGGTTTACAACATTGAATAAATACAGATTAAAAAGCGACACCTGGGAGCCAATGTTAAAAAAATACATGGATTTTATCAAAGAAAGATATAACAGCGCATCAGGCTCGGTTCTTGTTGCCGTACCGGCTTACAGCATCCTCTCTGGGGATAAAAGTATATCATCATTTATAGATGATGATATAAAACCGCATGTTATAATTGAAACAAGAAAATTATCATTTTCTTATATAAAGGGCAGGGCATTAAGGGAAAAACTGTTAATATTTTCCGTTCATGGTGGTAAACTTCTCGAAGGCGTTCAGCTTGTAAATAAAAACAGGAGCCTGATAAGCGATGTCATAATAATGGGCCTTCCATTAATACCAATGGACGATTACAGAACCGATAAAATAAAGTTCATTGAAAGGCAATCCAAAAGGAATATGCAGGATAATCTTTACTATGAAAACGCAATGATAAAGGTAAAGCAGGCCGCTGGCAGATCAACAAGGTCTGAAAACGATGTCGCCGATATATGGCTCTGCGACGATCGCTTTTCATTAGCTTACTGGCGTGACATCTTTCAAAATTAA
- a CDS encoding transcription factor S yields MFCPKCGSLMTPSNGKYICRSCGYEMSKGAEKSTKIVNKSSDKEIIMIEKEVNAEPLDSEAVCPKCHHVGAYYLLKQTRSADEPETKFYTCAACGYRWREY; encoded by the coding sequence ATGTTTTGCCCAAAATGCGGTTCTCTTATGACTCCATCAAATGGAAAATACATATGCAGAAGCTGTGGTTACGAGATGTCAAAGGGAGCTGAAAAGAGTACAAAAATAGTTAATAAGAGCTCAGATAAGGAAATTATAATGATAGAAAAGGAGGTAAATGCAGAGCCCCTTGACAGTGAGGCTGTATGTCCAAAATGCCATCATGTTGGTGCATACTATCTTTTAAAGCAGACAAGATCTGCAGATGAGCCTGAAACAAAATTTTACACATGTGCAGCATGCGGCTACAGATGGCGTGAGTATTGA
- a CDS encoding outer membrane protein assembly factor BamB family protein: MDKRSRNIIIIIIVVLFIGAAFAGGYYYHEPIKKPEKKYMEYLNGIPVCDVYYKNNLKNLLITGPSSYIEYANNNSRDNTVNGNLSARWTLKQSDAFEDNISVFYKDFKELGYGWIPGYTQMVGDVVAPTIVNGIVYITSSDGMVYGINDKTGNVIFSLSVPSSIMSETLVYKNIGYVGLGSAFFTYDQGLLNAFGGGYRGRYSGLTGILAFNATTGRPLWLHLTKAQAMPTGVIANNQLIWDDGDGNIYSMNLTNGNTIWKYHYNGSANMASLLYYRPMKLIIAGFSSGYPTNMSAFVELYTNGTLYKIIRLPFAATSGAGDAVPAIYNGNIVDTFTAYPVYYGPELKEISIKQAFIVASIKTGKIIINENLTKRFHVGGTNNGNSPLIINGIAYVPSIIDHRIIAVNVTNGRILWKSPELSVYAFLHDEPAYYNNMLFVPDLNNITIINATTGSIIANYTTNYIYAIQQPLIVGNTLIEDSITNYAYAVPLKDIIK, encoded by the coding sequence ATGGATAAAAGATCTAGAAATATAATTATAATAATAATCGTGGTTTTATTTATAGGAGCAGCCTTTGCCGGTGGATACTATTACCATGAACCGATAAAAAAGCCTGAAAAGAAATACATGGAATATCTAAACGGAATTCCGGTGTGCGATGTATATTACAAAAATAATCTAAAAAATCTTTTAATAACAGGACCATCAAGCTACATTGAATATGCAAATAACAACTCAAGGGATAATACAGTCAATGGTAATCTTTCCGCAAGATGGACGTTAAAACAGAGCGATGCCTTTGAGGACAATATAAGCGTTTTTTATAAGGATTTTAAGGAGCTTGGCTATGGCTGGATTCCGGGATACACACAGATGGTCGGTGACGTTGTTGCACCAACGATTGTAAATGGCATAGTTTACATAACGTCATCGGACGGTATGGTCTATGGAATAAATGATAAAACAGGCAATGTGATATTTTCACTAAGTGTCCCGTCATCAATAATGTCTGAAACGCTTGTTTATAAAAACATAGGTTACGTTGGACTTGGATCTGCATTCTTTACATATGATCAGGGTCTTTTAAATGCATTTGGCGGTGGCTACCGTGGCAGGTATTCAGGTTTAACAGGCATACTTGCGTTTAATGCCACAACAGGAAGGCCTTTATGGCTGCATTTAACAAAAGCACAGGCAATGCCAACGGGTGTGATAGCGAATAACCAGTTGATCTGGGACGATGGTGACGGAAATATATATTCAATGAACCTAACAAATGGTAATACTATATGGAAATACCATTACAATGGCTCCGCAAACATGGCATCATTATTATATTACAGGCCGATGAAATTAATAATTGCCGGGTTTTCATCGGGTTATCCAACGAACATGTCTGCATTTGTTGAATTATATACAAATGGAACATTGTACAAAATAATAAGGCTGCCGTTTGCAGCAACATCCGGTGCAGGTGATGCGGTTCCCGCAATATACAATGGAAACATCGTTGACACATTCACAGCGTATCCGGTATACTATGGGCCTGAGCTTAAGGAGATCTCAATAAAACAGGCCTTCATTGTTGCCAGTATAAAGACAGGGAAAATAATAATAAATGAAAACCTCACAAAAAGGTTTCATGTTGGCGGTACAAATAACGGAAACTCGCCTTTAATAATTAATGGTATAGCATATGTGCCATCAATAATAGACCATAGGATAATAGCAGTGAATGTAACAAACGGAAGGATTCTATGGAAATCTCCAGAGCTGAGCGTGTATGCCTTTTTGCACGATGAGCCAGCATATTACAATAACATGCTTTTTGTTCCGGATCTGAATAATATAACAATAATAAATGCAACAACCGGCTCAATAATAGCTAACTATACAACAAACTATATCTACGCAATACAGCAGCCACTGATAGTTGGAAATACATTAATAGAGGATTCAATAACAAACTATGCATACGCGGTTCCATTAAAGGATATAATAAAATAA
- a CDS encoding class I SAM-dependent methyltransferase gives MKFDRKRIAEMRKLYIPDSKVLEAMNIQPDDRIIDFGAGDGYYSILFSNFLRCGYVYAIENDDEAISMINERINDNKKVQIINGDLCDMELPEHNKAFFSNVFHDIECRDKLMKKIVNTKYVVLIEFKKGTNFGPPESIKINQDELESIFNKYDFKRDMHIELEMHYIDRYIK, from the coding sequence ATGAAGTTTGATAGAAAACGAATAGCAGAGATGAGAAAATTATACATACCTGATTCAAAGGTTCTTGAGGCGATGAACATTCAGCCAGATGACAGGATAATAGATTTTGGCGCCGGTGATGGTTACTATTCAATCTTGTTCTCAAACTTTTTAAGATGTGGTTACGTTTATGCCATTGAGAACGATGATGAGGCCATATCAATGATAAATGAAAGGATAAATGATAATAAAAAGGTTCAGATCATCAATGGCGATCTCTGTGATATGGAGCTTCCAGAGCATAACAAGGCATTTTTTTCAAACGTTTTTCATGATATAGAATGCAGGGATAAATTAATGAAAAAGATAGTTAATACAAAGTATGTTGTTTTAATAGAATTTAAAAAGGGTACAAATTTTGGGCCGCCTGAAAGCATAAAGATAAATCAGGATGAGCTTGAAAGCATCTTTAATAAATATGATTTTAAACGGGACATGCACATAGAACTTGAAATGCATTACATAGACAGGTATATAAAATAA
- a CDS encoding dihydrolipoyl dehydrogenase, with translation MKEYDVVTIGAGGAAYPAAFKLKRSGYNVIMIDKKGVMSGNCLSEGCVPSKAIIESVHKYNTLKGILDLKVDYKKIVDHKDSVQRLRYSDHDRELGEADLKIIKGTGRLVDENTVEVDTGTGIERYHADNIIIATGADTFIPNIKGSELAVTSRDFYSMDPKIKSVPESITIIGGGYIGVETGSFLSILGSRVTIIEMLDRILESMETDIIDKLIPLLPRMDVKTSSEVKSIEKFNDKLKVLLNDGEIVSDMVMMAAGRHPVLPEGLDDLGIKYTKHGINVNMSMQTNIKNIYATGDVNGITPLFHAAKRQSIIAANNIMAGNVPVDYFDPISVPFTLYTIPQLAYVGILPAQAERLGIEHYEATYDMKKDSLAEINNEVYGEITLVFDKRMKIIGGYVIGNDAGNIINEIALCVSRGLSLRDLAEMSHQHPMSFEGLDSAARKFY, from the coding sequence ATGAAAGAATACGATGTTGTAACAATTGGGGCTGGGGGTGCCGCATATCCGGCCGCATTTAAACTGAAGAGATCAGGTTATAATGTAATCATGATAGACAAGAAGGGAGTAATGTCAGGAAACTGCCTTTCAGAGGGCTGCGTTCCTTCAAAGGCAATTATAGAATCCGTTCATAAATACAATACATTAAAGGGAATCCTTGACCTTAAAGTGGATTACAAAAAAATTGTTGATCATAAGGATAGCGTCCAAAGGCTGCGTTACAGTGACCATGATAGGGAGCTTGGTGAGGCGGATCTAAAGATAATAAAGGGCACTGGAAGGCTCGTTGACGAAAATACCGTGGAGGTTGACACAGGCACCGGCATTGAGAGGTATCACGCAGATAATATAATAATAGCCACTGGTGCTGATACATTTATACCAAATATAAAGGGAAGCGAGCTTGCGGTAACAAGCAGGGATTTTTACTCAATGGATCCAAAAATAAAAAGCGTCCCGGAAAGCATAACAATTATTGGTGGTGGCTACATAGGCGTTGAAACAGGCTCATTTCTATCCATTTTAGGCTCAAGGGTTACAATAATAGAGATGCTTGATAGAATACTGGAAAGCATGGAGACCGATATAATAGATAAATTAATACCTCTTCTTCCAAGGATGGATGTAAAAACATCAAGTGAGGTTAAATCCATAGAAAAATTCAACGATAAATTAAAGGTTTTATTAAACGATGGTGAGATTGTATCTGATATGGTAATGATGGCTGCAGGCAGGCATCCTGTGCTTCCTGAAGGACTTGACGACCTTGGAATAAAGTATACAAAGCATGGAATAAATGTAAACATGTCAATGCAGACAAACATTAAAAATATATATGCAACCGGGGATGTAAATGGCATAACACCACTGTTCCATGCTGCAAAGAGGCAGTCGATAATAGCGGCAAATAACATCATGGCCGGAAATGTACCTGTTGATTACTTTGATCCAATCTCGGTTCCATTTACTTTATATACAATACCACAGCTCGCATACGTTGGCATACTCCCAGCACAGGCTGAAAGGCTTGGTATAGAGCATTACGAGGCCACATACGATATGAAAAAGGATTCCCTGGCAGAGATAAACAACGAGGTTTACGGTGAAATAACATTGGTTTTTGATAAGAGAATGAAGATCATTGGCGGCTACGTAATAGGCAATGATGCCGGCAATATTATAAATGAGATAGCCCTTTGTGTTTCCAGGGGTTTAAGCCTAAGAGACCTTGCAGAGATGTCACATCAGCATCCGATGTCATTTGAAGGCCTAGATTCTGCTGCCAGAAAGTTCTACTAA
- a CDS encoding CBS domain-containing protein yields MGISVRDAMNKRPLYINDNESIEKAASIMSGENKGSILVGTPEKLTGIVTERDIIRAIAKSIPVNDNVSKIATKNNLIFIDEDEPITKAAALMGKHNIRHLIVKSKSGKVTGIISTRDLFREKDIIRNLGNINDSDWEGSD; encoded by the coding sequence ATGGGGATCTCAGTCAGGGACGCAATGAACAAGAGGCCGCTTTACATAAATGATAATGAGAGTATTGAAAAGGCCGCCAGCATAATGTCCGGTGAAAACAAGGGATCCATTCTTGTTGGAACCCCTGAAAAATTAACAGGAATAGTAACAGAGCGCGACATAATCAGGGCAATAGCAAAATCGATTCCTGTTAACGACAATGTATCAAAGATAGCAACAAAGAATAACCTAATATTTATAGATGAGGATGAACCGATAACAAAGGCCGCTGCACTGATGGGAAAACATAACATAAGGCATTTGATAGTTAAATCAAAATCAGGAAAGGTTACAGGAATAATATCAACAAGGGATCTTTTCAGGGAAAAGGACATTATAAGGAATCTCGGCAATATTAATGATAGTGACTGGGAGGGAAGTGATTAA
- a CDS encoding signal recognition particle protein Srp54: MVLENLSSSLKDVFKKISGSSYIDKETIKEVSKDIQRALLKADVNVKLVISLTNRLQERAATEKPPAGMSEQDFILKIIYEELLSILGEESRIELKPQTIMLVGLYGNGKTTTAGKLARFFIKKGLSVGLIAADVHRPGAYEQLEQISKQVNSLFYGEKNEKDPVKIIKNGLDRLGDAKVKIIDTSGRDSLDDELIDEIKRIKNEIKPDEVLYVVDATLGQQVGPQAKVLNDAVSISGVIITKMDGTGKGGGALSAVAEIKSPVYFIGTGEHMEDFEVFNPRKFLSRLLGMGDIDALMEAVKETNITEEEAEKSLDKLMSGKFNLKDMYDVWEKFSKPGLLKKIFNSMPLSRIPGGDKLNDSEIDRANEKLNIYRVILDSMTYSELENPDIINAKRIKRISIGSGKDEREVRALLKEYNAMKNNMKMIKSNRNFKKLLKSQMKSGNFGLEDLENIK; the protein is encoded by the coding sequence ATGGTTCTTGAAAATTTATCATCATCATTAAAGGATGTATTTAAAAAGATTTCAGGATCAAGTTACATTGATAAGGAAACGATAAAAGAGGTATCAAAAGATATACAAAGAGCCCTTCTTAAGGCAGATGTTAATGTAAAGCTTGTTATTTCATTAACGAACAGGCTGCAGGAGCGCGCAGCAACTGAAAAGCCGCCGGCAGGCATGAGTGAGCAGGATTTTATATTAAAGATCATCTACGAGGAGCTATTATCAATACTTGGTGAGGAATCAAGGATTGAGCTAAAGCCCCAGACAATAATGCTTGTCGGTCTTTATGGAAATGGAAAAACGACGACCGCAGGGAAGCTTGCAAGATTCTTTATAAAAAAGGGCCTAAGCGTTGGCCTTATAGCGGCAGATGTTCACAGACCAGGAGCTTATGAGCAGCTTGAGCAGATATCAAAACAGGTGAATTCGCTATTCTACGGTGAAAAAAATGAAAAGGACCCTGTGAAAATTATAAAAAATGGGCTTGATAGGCTTGGGGATGCAAAGGTAAAGATCATAGATACCAGCGGCAGGGATTCGCTTGATGATGAATTAATAGATGAAATTAAAAGGATTAAGAACGAAATAAAACCTGACGAGGTTTTATACGTTGTCGATGCAACCCTTGGCCAGCAGGTCGGTCCACAGGCAAAGGTACTAAATGACGCAGTTAGCATAAGCGGTGTAATAATAACAAAGATGGATGGTACAGGAAAGGGTGGTGGTGCACTGAGCGCCGTTGCCGAGATAAAGTCTCCAGTTTATTTCATAGGCACCGGGGAGCATATGGAGGACTTTGAGGTATTCAATCCAAGGAAGTTTCTTTCAAGGCTTCTGGGCATGGGCGACATTGATGCGTTAATGGAGGCCGTAAAGGAGACAAATATAACAGAGGAGGAGGCTGAAAAATCACTTGATAAATTAATGTCCGGAAAATTCAATTTAAAGGACATGTATGATGTCTGGGAAAAATTCTCAAAACCAGGGCTGTTAAAAAAGATATTTAATTCAATGCCACTGTCAAGAATACCTGGCGGTGATAAACTAAACGATAGCGAGATAGACCGTGCCAATGAAAAGCTGAACATTTACAGGGTTATACTTGATTCAATGACATACAGTGAGCTTGAAAATCCAGATATAATAAATGCAAAAAGGATAAAGAGGATATCCATTGGTTCAGGAAAGGATGAAAGGGAGGTTCGTGCCCTTTTAAAGGAATACAATGCAATGAAGAATAACATGAAGATGATAAAAAGCAACAGAAACTTTAAAAAATTGTTAAAATCACAGATGAAATCAGGCAACTTCGGTCTTGAGGATCTGGAAAATATAAAATAA
- a CDS encoding CoA-binding protein, which translates to MDTSEILKKYRNIAVIGISDKPDRPGYYVPKYLRDHGYNIIPVNPNIESWDGIKSYRDISDVDENIDVIEIFRRPEAVLDIVRQSLNKKPKVIWMQEGIINEDAKKLAEENNITVVMDKCMMKEHMKLK; encoded by the coding sequence ATGGATACATCCGAGATTCTGAAAAAATATAGAAATATAGCAGTAATCGGTATATCTGACAAGCCTGACAGGCCCGGATACTACGTTCCAAAATACCTAAGGGATCATGGATATAATATTATACCGGTAAATCCAAACATAGAGTCCTGGGATGGCATAAAATCATACAGGGATATATCAGATGTGGATGAGAATATAGATGTAATAGAGATATTCAGAAGGCCGGAGGCGGTTCTTGACATTGTGAGGCAATCATTGAATAAAAAACCAAAGGTTATATGGATGCAGGAAGGAATAATTAACGAGGATGCAAAAAAACTCGCTGAGGAAAATAATATTACCGTGGTAATGGATAAATGCATGATGAAGGAGCACATGAAATTAAAATGA
- the gltA gene encoding citrate synthase: MSISLGLEDVFIKYTSLTSIDGEKGELRYRGYDIKDLVEHCSFEEVAYLMFYGELPKRDELEHFKSNVMKNYKIPENVKNIIKNMPRDGDALAIMEAAFAALSTEEYTWEKERDREKAAEIMGRALGIVSAVFRYRDGREIKDPENKGYAEAFLNACFDSGIDEDKIKAMNAALILYIDHEVPASTTAALVASSTLSDMYSCVTAAIAALKGPLHGGAAEAAYKQFLAIKSPENVDSWFNENILNNKKRLMGFGHRVYKTYDPRMLIFKELARKNAKTDEQKKILELAERLEALGVKNFGQKKIFPNTDYYSGIVFNEIGFPLYMFTTLFALSRVVGWVAHISEYVESEERLIRPRAIYIGPEKRDVVPIDKR, from the coding sequence ATGAGTATAAGTCTTGGTCTTGAGGACGTTTTCATAAAGTACACATCATTAACATCGATAGATGGTGAAAAGGGGGAGCTCAGGTACAGGGGTTATGATATAAAAGATCTCGTTGAACACTGCTCCTTTGAGGAGGTTGCCTATCTAATGTTTTACGGCGAGCTTCCAAAAAGGGACGAGCTAGAACACTTTAAAAGCAATGTAATGAAGAATTATAAAATTCCTGAAAATGTAAAAAACATCATAAAAAACATGCCAAGGGATGGCGATGCCCTTGCAATCATGGAGGCAGCCTTCGCGGCATTGAGCACCGAGGAATACACATGGGAAAAGGAAAGGGATCGTGAAAAGGCCGCAGAGATTATGGGCCGCGCCCTTGGAATTGTCTCGGCTGTCTTTAGGTACAGGGACGGAAGGGAAATAAAGGATCCTGAGAATAAGGGTTATGCCGAGGCATTTCTTAATGCATGCTTTGATTCAGGCATAGATGAGGATAAAATAAAGGCAATGAACGCAGCATTGATACTTTACATAGATCATGAGGTACCGGCATCAACCACGGCAGCACTTGTTGCATCATCAACGTTATCTGATATGTACTCATGTGTTACAGCAGCAATAGCTGCACTGAAGGGCCCGCTTCACGGAGGGGCGGCAGAGGCTGCCTATAAGCAGTTCCTTGCAATAAAATCCCCTGAAAACGTTGATTCATGGTTCAATGAAAATATATTAAACAATAAAAAGAGGTTAATGGGCTTTGGCCACAGGGTTTATAAAACATACGATCCAAGGATGTTAATCTTCAAGGAGCTTGCAAGGAAAAATGCAAAAACCGATGAACAGAAAAAAATACTTGAGCTTGCAGAGAGGCTTGAGGCTCTGGGCGTTAAGAACTTTGGCCAGAAAAAGATCTTTCCAAACACTGATTACTATTCAGGCATAGTCTTTAATGAGATAGGCTTTCCATTATACATGTTCACAACGCTCTTCGCACTTTCAAGGGTTGTTGGCTGGGTTGCACACATATCAGAGTACGTTGAGAGCGAGGAGAGATTAATAAGGCCAAGGGCAATATATATAGGCCCTGAGAAGAGAGATGTTGTACCAATAGATAAAAGATAA
- a CDS encoding Lrp/AsnC family transcriptional regulator, producing MLDKVDKKDMEIISYLRDHGRDKISDISNSLQIPRATVFERMERLRKEGFIKKYTVDLDYEKLGYSVMAYILIEYDSKAKVDQKTLCRNLAAMENVISASIITGDWDIIILTVQKSMKDLSEFVLEKLRTMDGVQRSQTIPIFERIL from the coding sequence ATGCTGGACAAGGTTGATAAGAAGGATATGGAGATTATATCATATTTAAGGGATCATGGCCGTGATAAGATATCTGATATTTCGAACAGCCTTCAGATACCAAGGGCCACGGTTTTTGAAAGGATGGAGCGTTTAAGAAAGGAGGGCTTTATAAAAAAGTACACTGTTGACCTTGACTATGAAAAGCTTGGTTATTCAGTTATGGCATACATATTAATAGAGTACGATTCCAAGGCAAAGGTGGATCAGAAGACACTTTGCAGGAATCTTGCCGCAATGGAAAACGTAATATCAGCATCCATAATAACAGGAGACTGGGATATAATAATATTGACTGTGCAGAAATCAATGAAGGATCTATCAGAATTTGTCCTTGAAAAGCTTAGAACAATGGACGGCGTCCAGAGATCGCAGACAATACCAATATTTGAAAGGATTTTATAA
- a CDS encoding asparagine synthetase A, with protein sequence MSMNIEEYVQNEIEYSLKHLGDEKVRHAIKVGSDIRGYISEFLRGKGYIEIPPVIISPLTDPLNHPVYDPKISAYGGDLWLTKSMIFHKQIAVQSLKKIFIMSPNIRLEVEEKSKTGRHLYEFTQVDIEALEKTREEMMDLAEDLIIYTIKKIKENDADELKFFKRSLPDFKKPFRKITYMEAEKKYGKDFERELSMESKEPVWLIDIPLEAREFYDREYDDKPGILRDMDLIWPEGYQEASSGGEREYELPRIIERIHKKGQTEEQFKWFIELARHGIKMSAGFGIGIERFTRYVCGLERIEDTNPFPKVPGKVSL encoded by the coding sequence ATGTCAATGAATATTGAAGAATATGTACAGAATGAGATAGAATACTCATTAAAGCATCTCGGCGATGAGAAGGTCAGGCATGCAATAAAGGTTGGCAGTGATATACGCGGATACATATCAGAGTTCCTTAGGGGAAAAGGCTATATAGAAATACCTCCTGTAATAATATCGCCGTTAACAGACCCATTAAACCATCCTGTTTATGATCCAAAGATAAGTGCATATGGCGGTGACCTATGGCTTACAAAGAGCATGATCTTCCATAAGCAGATTGCAGTTCAGTCATTAAAAAAGATATTTATAATGTCACCAAACATCAGGCTTGAGGTTGAGGAAAAGTCCAAGACTGGCAGGCACCTTTACGAATTCACTCAGGTCGATATCGAGGCTCTTGAAAAGACCAGGGAGGAGATGATGGATCTGGCAGAAGATCTCATTATATACACAATAAAAAAGATAAAGGAAAACGATGCAGATGAGCTTAAATTCTTTAAGAGGTCACTGCCAGATTTCAAGAAGCCATTCCGGAAGATCACGTACATGGAGGCCGAGAAAAAATATGGAAAGGACTTTGAGCGCGAGCTATCAATGGAATCAAAGGAGCCTGTATGGTTAATAGATATACCATTAGAGGCAAGGGAATTCTATGATCGTGAATACGATGATAAGCCCGGAATACTAAGGGACATGGATTTAATATGGCCGGAAGGATACCAGGAAGCATCATCCGGCGGCGAGAGGGAATATGAGCTGCCAAGAATAATAGAAAGGATACACAAGAAAGGCCAAACAGAGGAGCAGTTCAAATGGTTTATTGAACTTGCAAGGCACGGTATAAAGATGTCTGCAGGCTTTGGCATAGGCATTGAAAGGTTTACAAGGTATGTCTGCGGTCTTGAGAGGATAGAGGATACAAATCCATTCCCAAAGGTACCTGGTAAGGTCTCATTATAA
- a CDS encoding preprotein translocase subunit Sec61beta, with translation MPKNNTNENFQSGAGLIRYFNEEEIKGPALDPKLIIYIGIAMAVIVELAKIFWPV, from the coding sequence ATGCCAAAGAACAATACAAATGAAAATTTCCAGTCCGGAGCCGGACTTATAAGGTACTTTAATGAGGAGGAGATAAAGGGCCCGGCACTTGATCCAAAGCTAATTATATACATAGGCATAGCCATGGCCGTTATAGTTGAGCTTGCAAAGATCTTCTGGCCGGTTTAA